In Myxococcales bacterium, the following proteins share a genomic window:
- the narI gene encoding respiratory nitrate reductase subunit gamma — MLQQRERDVMNLPYVFLFAGLPYAAMLIFLAGTIMRYRNTGFKVSALSSQFLEGRRLFWGSVPFHIGILVCFFGHLTAFLIPEGTLLWNSNPVRLIVLEITAFSFGLSTLVGLVGLMVRRFTNPRIKMVTTRMDVVLELLILAQVLLGLWVAYGYRWGSSWFAADLSPYLMSLFKLDPNLVAISAMPVPIQLHVIGAWLIVGIFPFTRLVHILVAPLHYIRRPYQRVMWNWDRKAIRDPATPWSKARPKNN, encoded by the coding sequence GTGCTCCAGCAACGTGAGAGGGACGTGATGAACCTGCCGTACGTGTTTCTATTCGCCGGGCTGCCCTACGCCGCGATGCTCATCTTCTTGGCGGGCACCATCATGCGGTACCGCAACACGGGCTTCAAAGTCTCCGCCTTGTCGTCCCAGTTTCTGGAGGGACGGAGACTGTTCTGGGGCTCGGTGCCGTTCCACATCGGGATCCTGGTGTGTTTCTTCGGGCATCTGACCGCGTTCTTGATCCCCGAGGGAACCCTGCTCTGGAACAGCAACCCGGTGCGGCTGATCGTGCTGGAGATCACGGCGTTCTCCTTCGGCCTGAGCACGCTGGTCGGGCTAGTCGGGCTGATGGTCCGGAGATTCACAAACCCGCGCATCAAGATGGTCACGACCCGCATGGACGTCGTGCTCGAACTCCTGATCCTGGCGCAGGTGCTGTTGGGTCTGTGGGTGGCGTATGGCTATCGCTGGGGCTCGTCATGGTTCGCGGCGGATCTCTCGCCCTACCTGATGTCGCTCTTCAAACTCGATCCCAACCTGGTGGCGATCAGCGCCATGCCCGTGCCGATCCAGCTGCACGTCATCGGCGCTTGGCTCATCGTCGGGATCTTCCCTTTCACTCGGCTGGTCCACATCCTGGTCGCGCCGCTGCACTACATCCGCCGTCCATACCAGCGCGTAATGTGGAACTGGGATCGTAAGGCGATCCGCGACCCGGCAACACCCTGGAGCAAGGCGCGACCGAAGAACAACTGA
- a CDS encoding NarK/NasA family nitrate transporter, giving the protein MPVEAKATGAAHKALFLNTLAFTVCFAAWMLNGVLVTFLAANQVFKWGPVEVGWLMGIPVLTGSAFRLPAGILTDKYGGKPVFTGLLLFAALPMFLLSYANSFLAFALCSFGFGLAGVSFSIGIAFTSVWYPKRNQGTALGVFGAGNAGAALTTLLAPSLLNEFTNHGANLEGWRKVPVVYAVGLLLMATLFFALTTNKKPASSGRNLRQMLAPLRSVRVWRFGLYYFLVFGCFVAFSQWLVPYFVNVYYLPLVTAGILAALFSFPSGVIRAMGGWMSDKWGARRVMTWVLVTSCLISFAVIFPKMEVFSPGQGIMAKAAGTVTSVSPESIGVGRESYALTQKPTTFAKLEAGLLVFPKKEVWQEPAVVVGQEVQRRELLAKGVTRIFFQANVWIFAVLVTLLGCIWGIGKAGVYKYIPDYFPDEVGVVGGMVGVLGGLGGFFCPIVFGYLLEGTGLWTSCWMFMFALSTVCLAWLLRTVRLLDAKLTPRTSQRLEAPLERATQ; this is encoded by the coding sequence ATGCCCGTGGAAGCGAAAGCGACGGGGGCCGCTCACAAGGCCCTCTTCTTGAACACACTCGCGTTCACCGTCTGCTTCGCAGCCTGGATGCTCAACGGCGTGCTGGTGACGTTCCTCGCGGCCAATCAGGTGTTCAAGTGGGGCCCGGTCGAGGTCGGGTGGCTGATGGGGATTCCGGTCCTCACGGGATCGGCGTTCCGGCTCCCGGCCGGGATCCTCACCGACAAGTACGGCGGGAAACCGGTTTTCACCGGCCTGCTCTTGTTCGCGGCGCTGCCGATGTTCCTGCTCTCGTACGCCAACAGCTTCCTGGCCTTCGCGCTGTGCAGCTTCGGGTTCGGGCTGGCGGGGGTCAGCTTCTCGATCGGCATTGCGTTCACGTCGGTGTGGTATCCGAAGCGGAATCAGGGCACGGCGCTCGGAGTCTTCGGCGCGGGTAATGCGGGTGCGGCGCTGACCACCCTGTTGGCGCCCTCACTGCTGAACGAGTTCACCAACCACGGCGCAAACCTCGAAGGCTGGCGCAAGGTACCGGTCGTGTACGCAGTCGGGCTGTTGCTCATGGCGACGCTCTTTTTCGCGCTGACGACCAACAAAAAGCCCGCGAGCTCCGGCCGCAATCTGCGCCAAATGCTCGCGCCGCTCCGCAGCGTCCGTGTGTGGCGTTTCGGGCTCTACTACTTCCTGGTATTCGGCTGCTTCGTTGCGTTCTCGCAGTGGCTGGTCCCGTACTTCGTGAACGTCTATTACCTGCCGCTGGTCACCGCAGGGATCTTGGCTGCGCTCTTCAGCTTCCCGTCGGGCGTGATTCGCGCGATGGGCGGCTGGATGTCGGACAAGTGGGGCGCCCGTCGGGTGATGACCTGGGTGCTCGTCACGTCCTGCCTGATCAGCTTCGCGGTGATCTTTCCGAAGATGGAGGTCTTCTCGCCGGGTCAGGGCATCATGGCCAAGGCCGCCGGTACGGTCACCTCGGTGTCGCCAGAGAGCATCGGTGTGGGTCGCGAGAGCTACGCACTGACACAAAAACCCACGACCTTCGCCAAGCTCGAAGCCGGGCTGCTCGTCTTCCCCAAGAAGGAGGTGTGGCAGGAGCCCGCGGTGGTCGTCGGACAAGAGGTGCAACGGAGGGAGCTCTTGGCGAAGGGGGTCACACGCATCTTCTTCCAGGCCAACGTGTGGATTTTCGCCGTGCTGGTCACGCTCTTGGGCTGCATCTGGGGGATCGGGAAGGCGGGCGTCTACAAGTACATTCCGGACTACTTCCCCGATGAAGTCGGCGTCGTCGGAGGCATGGTGGGTGTGCTCGGGGGACTCGGCGGCTTCTTCTGCCCGATCGTCTTCGGATACCTGCTCGAGGGGACGGGCCTCTGGACGAGCTGCTGGATGTTCATGTTCGCGCTGTCCACGGTCTGTCTCGCGTGGCTGCTACGCACCGTGCGTTTGCTCGACGCGAAGCTGACACCGCGCACTTCTCAACGCCTGGAAGCGCCACTCGAGAGGGCAACCCAATGA
- the narH gene encoding nitrate reductase subunit beta, with protein sequence MDIRAQISMVFHLDKCIGCHTCSIACKNIWTDRKGAEYQWWNNVETKPGTGYPGKWEDQEIYKGGWYRDDVGRIHLKGAGKKKGLSNIFHNPNLPAVEDYYEPFTYDYLNLIEAPAGDDQPTARPISLITGEPIDVKMGPNWDDDLGGSPDYARNDPNLAKLSPAEREAMFQLERMAFFYLPRICNHCLNPGCVASCPSGAIYKRGEDGIVLINQKVCRAWRMCVTACPYKKSYYNWHTGKSEKCILCYPRMEAGYAPACMHSCVGRIRYIGVLLYDADRIETTASLEDKQLVQGQLDMLMDPFDPEVIAAAKANGIPDSTIKAAQDSPTYKFVKTWGMALPLHPEFRTLPMLFYVPPLLPVMASVTESDGAQKEKLNPIAKTWTDNWLYDTSTEELFQTIDQARFPLKYMASLFSAGDTNAVALRLKKLMAVRIYRRFKTVGDIPESKVNQLLKETGLSQAEAEGIFQLTALAKFNDRFVIPPAHREQAMEMLEFTGDTKGSTGFGFREKPERGM encoded by the coding sequence ATGGATATCAGAGCTCAGATCTCGATGGTCTTTCATCTCGACAAATGTATCGGCTGTCACACTTGCTCGATCGCCTGCAAGAACATCTGGACCGACCGCAAGGGCGCGGAATACCAGTGGTGGAACAACGTCGAGACCAAACCCGGCACGGGCTACCCAGGAAAGTGGGAGGACCAGGAGATCTACAAGGGCGGCTGGTACCGGGACGACGTTGGGCGCATCCACCTGAAGGGCGCAGGCAAGAAGAAGGGCCTGTCGAACATCTTCCACAACCCCAACTTGCCTGCGGTCGAGGACTACTACGAGCCGTTCACGTACGACTACCTGAACCTGATCGAGGCGCCGGCCGGAGACGATCAGCCCACCGCCCGTCCGATATCGCTGATCACCGGCGAGCCCATCGACGTGAAGATGGGGCCGAACTGGGACGACGACCTGGGCGGCAGCCCCGACTACGCCCGCAACGATCCAAACCTCGCAAAGCTCTCGCCCGCCGAGCGCGAAGCCATGTTCCAGCTGGAGCGCATGGCGTTCTTCTACCTGCCTCGGATCTGCAACCACTGCTTGAACCCTGGTTGCGTGGCCTCGTGTCCGTCCGGTGCGATCTACAAGCGCGGTGAAGATGGCATCGTGCTGATCAACCAGAAGGTGTGCCGCGCTTGGCGCATGTGCGTGACCGCCTGCCCGTACAAGAAGAGCTACTACAACTGGCACACCGGAAAGAGTGAGAAGTGCATCCTCTGCTACCCGCGCATGGAGGCGGGTTACGCGCCGGCCTGTATGCACTCCTGCGTCGGGCGCATTCGCTACATCGGTGTGCTCCTGTACGACGCCGACCGCATCGAGACGACGGCATCACTCGAGGACAAACAGCTGGTGCAGGGTCAGCTCGACATGCTGATGGACCCCTTCGACCCGGAGGTCATCGCTGCGGCGAAGGCCAACGGCATCCCCGACTCGACGATCAAGGCCGCTCAAGACTCCCCGACCTACAAGTTCGTCAAGACCTGGGGCATGGCCCTGCCGCTCCACCCGGAGTTCAGGACGCTGCCGATGCTGTTCTACGTACCGCCGCTCTTGCCGGTGATGGCTTCAGTCACCGAGTCCGACGGTGCCCAGAAAGAGAAGCTGAACCCCATAGCAAAGACCTGGACCGACAACTGGCTCTACGACACCAGCACCGAGGAGCTGTTTCAGACGATCGACCAGGCCCGGTTCCCGCTCAAGTACATGGCGAGCCTGTTCAGCGCGGGTGATACGAACGCGGTCGCGTTGCGGCTGAAGAAGCTGATGGCGGTAAGGATCTACCGACGCTTCAAGACCGTCGGTGACATTCCGGAGAGCAAGGTCAACCAGCTCCTGAAGGAGACCGGGCTGAGCCAGGCCGAAGCGGAGGGCATCTTCCAGCTGACGGCGCTGGCGAAATTCAACGACCGCTTTGTCATTCCGCCCGCGCACCGCGAGCAGGCCATGGAAATGCTGGAGTTCACTGGAGACACCAAGGGTTCGACGGGCTTTGGCTTCCGCGAGAAGCCCGAGCGGGGGATGTGA
- a CDS encoding cytochrome c, translated as MSKSSLDGVRRTLLAVVAALLVWTSTIPAQAATGAENFNATCAACHTVGGGKRVGPDLKGVTERRSEEWLLKFIKSSQSVIKSGDPTATALFDEFKVQMPDTPYSPAEIKDILAYIQSGGEPAAAAPVRAATPDDIRKGQAIFQGIIRLKNGGPPCNSCHHVQNDAVIGGGVLAKELTTVFGTMGSPGVHAILGKPPFPVMAQAYKDRPITEDEVISIVAFLQDAHAKQAFQQPRDYGFRLLYGGAGGLLILMLLYSLIWRRRKTHPVNHEIFERQIRTE; from the coding sequence ATGAGCAAGAGCAGCCTGGATGGCGTGCGGCGAACGCTTCTGGCAGTCGTCGCCGCGTTGTTGGTCTGGACGTCAACGATCCCGGCGCAGGCCGCAACCGGCGCTGAGAACTTCAACGCAACCTGTGCCGCCTGCCACACCGTCGGCGGCGGCAAACGCGTCGGTCCCGACCTCAAGGGTGTCACCGAACGCCGCTCGGAGGAGTGGCTGCTGAAGTTCATCAAATCGTCGCAGTCGGTCATCAAGAGCGGCGACCCCACCGCAACGGCGCTGTTCGACGAGTTCAAAGTCCAAATGCCGGACACCCCGTACTCACCGGCCGAAATCAAGGACATCCTCGCTTACATCCAGAGTGGCGGTGAGCCCGCCGCCGCGGCGCCGGTCAGAGCCGCAACGCCGGACGACATCCGCAAGGGTCAGGCGATCTTTCAAGGGATCATCCGCCTGAAGAACGGCGGGCCGCCGTGTAACTCGTGCCACCACGTCCAGAACGACGCCGTCATCGGCGGCGGCGTGTTGGCCAAGGAGCTCACCACGGTCTTCGGGACGATGGGCTCACCCGGGGTCCACGCGATCCTGGGCAAACCGCCGTTCCCGGTGATGGCGCAGGCGTACAAAGACAGGCCGATCACGGAGGACGAGGTCATCTCCATCGTTGCGTTCCTGCAAGACGCCCACGCCAAACAGGCGTTTCAGCAGCCTCGCGACTACGGGTTCCGGCTGCTCTACGGCGGCGCCGGCGGGCTCCTGATCTTGATGCTCCTCTACTCGCTCATCTGGCGCCGGCGCAAGACTCACCCCGTCAATCACGAGATTTTCGAGCGTCAGATCCGCACCGAATGA
- a CDS encoding NarK/NasA family nitrate transporter, with amino-acid sequence MSKTDESAPAAAGGIGGWLPKWEPENERFWTETGSKIARRTLTLTTISLILSFATWFVMSVLVVRLPAIGFKFDTMQLFWLAAMPGLAGGTLRVIHSFLIPIFGTRLVVGVATLLKLIPCIGLGLAVLDPETPFWVFLVLALTAGLGGGDFSSFMPSTSLFFPKRLQGAALGVQAGVGNFGVSLAQFVSPWIIGFALFGTLGGGAQVFKKGAVSQDIWLQNAMFWYVPFLVIVGMLCLVLMRSVPIKASFREQLDIFKDKHTWFCTVTYVMTFGSFSGFAAAFPLMIKTVYGGFPGASDPLKYAFLGPLLGSAARVAFGFVADKVGGAILTHIVGLAMIVICGVMVFLGLLTPTSLDQFPLFVGCMLGLFLFSGVGNASTFRQFPIIFAHSPRQGAQVLGWTAAVAAYGPFAFSMLVGASITKTGSAAPFFLGAAAFYLAAVAVNWWYYTKSGCERPS; translated from the coding sequence ATGAGCAAGACCGATGAATCCGCTCCCGCCGCGGCCGGCGGGATCGGGGGCTGGCTCCCCAAGTGGGAACCGGAGAACGAAAGGTTCTGGACCGAGACCGGCAGCAAGATCGCTCGGCGAACGCTCACGCTCACGACCATCAGCCTCATCCTCTCATTCGCCACCTGGTTCGTGATGAGTGTGCTCGTGGTTCGCCTGCCCGCGATTGGTTTCAAGTTCGACACGATGCAGCTGTTCTGGCTGGCGGCGATGCCCGGGCTCGCTGGCGGCACGCTGCGAGTGATTCACAGCTTCTTGATCCCGATCTTCGGGACGCGGTTGGTTGTCGGAGTCGCCACGCTGCTCAAGCTCATCCCCTGCATCGGTCTGGGCCTCGCCGTCCTGGACCCAGAGACGCCCTTCTGGGTGTTCCTGGTCCTCGCTCTCACGGCCGGCCTGGGAGGCGGCGATTTCTCCTCTTTCATGCCGAGCACGAGCCTGTTCTTTCCCAAGCGGCTCCAGGGAGCGGCGCTCGGCGTCCAGGCTGGAGTCGGAAACTTCGGCGTGAGTCTCGCGCAGTTCGTGAGCCCCTGGATCATCGGCTTCGCGCTGTTCGGCACGCTCGGCGGCGGGGCTCAGGTCTTCAAAAAGGGCGCCGTTAGCCAGGATATCTGGCTCCAAAACGCGATGTTCTGGTACGTGCCATTTCTCGTCATCGTCGGGATGCTGTGTCTGGTGTTGATGCGCAGCGTCCCGATCAAGGCATCGTTTCGCGAGCAGCTCGACATCTTCAAGGACAAACACACCTGGTTCTGTACCGTCACCTACGTCATGACGTTCGGATCTTTTTCCGGCTTCGCGGCGGCGTTCCCCCTGATGATCAAGACCGTGTATGGCGGTTTTCCCGGAGCTTCGGATCCGCTGAAATACGCCTTCCTCGGCCCGCTGCTGGGCTCCGCCGCGCGCGTTGCTTTCGGCTTCGTGGCGGACAAGGTCGGCGGCGCCATCCTCACCCACATCGTCGGCCTGGCGATGATCGTCATCTGTGGAGTGATGGTCTTTCTGGGACTCTTGACGCCAACCTCGCTCGATCAGTTTCCGCTCTTCGTCGGCTGTATGCTGGGGCTCTTCCTCTTCAGCGGTGTCGGCAACGCCTCGACCTTCCGGCAGTTTCCGATCATCTTCGCGCATTCGCCGCGACAAGGAGCGCAAGTCTTGGGCTGGACCGCTGCGGTCGCCGCGTATGGCCCATTCGCCTTCTCGATGCTCGTGGGCGCCTCGATCACCAAGACCGGGTCGGCCGCACCATTCTTCCTCGGAGCGGCGGCGTTCTACCTCGCCGCGGTGGCGGTCAACTGGTGGTATTACACGAAGAGCGGTTGTGAACGCCCGTCTTGA
- a CDS encoding nitrate reductase subunit alpha has product MSWIQDIISPETRHWEEFYRNRFQHDRIVRSTHGVNCTGGCSWQIHVKDGIVVWETQQLDYPLLEDSLPPYEPRGCQRGISYSWYLYSPLRIKYPLIRGALIDAFEKEKAAAKGDAVLAWENLQKNPKKRAAYQKARGKGGFRRASWDVVLELMAAANISTAKKYGPDRVFGFSPIPAMSMLSYAAGARFLQLFGGVNLSFYDWYCDLPTAFPEIWGEQTDVCESADWYNSKFIADMGACLNMTRTPDCHFFAEARHNGTKAVVFAPDFSQVCKYADQWVPLHAGSDGAFWMAVSHVILKEFHHEQATPYFIDYVKKYTDSPYLVKLEKVGDHYRPGRLVRANEIAKWKDIDNGDWKFLNIDQVSNELVVPKGSVGHRWDKTPGNWNMLHENAVDHEPYDPTLTLLGDRDDTLPTEFTEFGLDKVAVRNVPVRYLDTVNGQVAVTTVYDLIMAQYGVGRGLAGDYPKDYTDPNAAYTPAWQEILTGVDSKTVLQFAREWASTAEITQGKCMIIVGAGINHWYHANLMYRAGAMALMLSGCVGKNGGGLNHYVGQEKLAPVDSWAAIAFAKDWQGPSRLQQAPLWHYINTCQYRYDGQFSRYNAVPKNDRTAQHTADTIYQSVRMGWMPYYPQFEQNPLELTREAEKHGAKSNDEITEYVLEKLKSKKLDYSVSDPEADVNHPRVWYIWRGNAIMGSMKGHEYALKHYLGTHSNAIGKDSDEHTKEVKWHDVAPTGKMDLVVDLNFRMDSSALYSDIVLPAASWYEKADLNSTDLHSFIHPLSQAVAPVWESKSDWDIFKLLAQATSECAKKHLATPQKDIVATPLSHDTADEITQPEIKDWYRGECEAIPGKTMHKLGVVERDYTKLYEKYITLGENIKKTGLGGHGNHYHCQDEYDQLLSSNHFPKQTFDGKVYPSLREDNQAANVLLHLSTLTNGELNVRAYENMEKKTGLVLADLGEGSKDVRITYEELQAQPRRYNTSPLWSGLMNNGRAYAPYTYNYDKLVPWRTLTGRQHFYLDHEMYLAYGENLPTYKPSPKPAAYGDLKETLKDGEALALNCLTPHGKWHIHSTYMENHRMLTLSRGCEPCWMSEADAEELGIQDNDWVEVYNDHGVYCTRACVSARIPRGVCIVYHVPERTVGIPKSQVRGNRRAGGHNSFTRIHLKPNYLSGGYGQFSYHFNYWGPIAPQRDTHVIVKRMTKVVF; this is encoded by the coding sequence ATGAGCTGGATCCAGGACATCATCTCGCCCGAGACGCGGCACTGGGAAGAATTTTACCGCAATCGCTTCCAGCACGATCGCATCGTGCGGAGCACTCACGGGGTCAACTGCACGGGGGGATGCTCCTGGCAGATCCACGTGAAGGACGGCATCGTCGTCTGGGAAACGCAGCAGCTCGACTACCCGCTGCTCGAGGACTCACTCCCGCCCTACGAGCCTCGCGGCTGCCAGCGAGGCATCTCGTATTCGTGGTACCTTTACAGCCCGCTGCGCATCAAATATCCGCTGATCCGCGGCGCGCTCATCGACGCGTTCGAGAAGGAGAAGGCGGCGGCCAAAGGGGACGCGGTTCTGGCCTGGGAGAACCTGCAGAAGAACCCGAAGAAGCGCGCAGCGTACCAGAAAGCCCGCGGAAAAGGCGGTTTCCGCCGCGCCTCGTGGGACGTCGTGCTCGAGCTGATGGCGGCCGCCAACATCTCAACTGCCAAGAAGTATGGGCCCGATCGTGTGTTCGGCTTCTCGCCCATCCCGGCGATGTCCATGCTCAGCTACGCCGCCGGCGCGCGGTTCCTTCAGCTCTTCGGCGGAGTGAACCTCAGCTTCTACGACTGGTACTGCGATCTGCCCACGGCGTTCCCCGAGATCTGGGGTGAGCAGACCGACGTCTGTGAGAGCGCCGATTGGTACAACTCGAAGTTCATCGCTGACATGGGCGCGTGCCTGAACATGACGCGCACTCCCGATTGCCACTTCTTCGCCGAAGCCCGGCACAACGGGACCAAGGCCGTGGTCTTCGCGCCTGACTTCAGCCAGGTCTGCAAATACGCGGACCAATGGGTTCCGCTCCACGCGGGCAGCGACGGCGCCTTCTGGATGGCCGTCTCCCACGTGATCTTGAAGGAGTTCCATCACGAGCAGGCGACGCCGTACTTCATCGACTACGTGAAGAAGTACACGGACAGCCCGTATCTGGTGAAGCTCGAGAAGGTCGGCGACCACTACCGACCAGGCCGCCTCGTTCGCGCCAACGAAATCGCCAAGTGGAAGGACATCGACAACGGCGACTGGAAGTTCCTCAACATCGATCAGGTGAGCAACGAGCTGGTCGTGCCGAAAGGCAGCGTCGGGCACCGTTGGGACAAGACACCCGGCAACTGGAACATGCTGCACGAGAACGCCGTCGACCACGAACCCTACGACCCGACGCTGACTCTGCTGGGAGATCGGGACGACACCTTGCCGACCGAGTTCACCGAGTTCGGTCTGGACAAGGTCGCCGTCCGCAACGTGCCCGTGCGCTACCTGGACACCGTCAACGGCCAGGTCGCCGTGACCACGGTCTACGACCTGATCATGGCCCAATACGGCGTCGGGCGCGGGCTCGCCGGCGACTATCCGAAGGACTACACGGACCCGAACGCGGCCTACACGCCAGCCTGGCAGGAGATCTTGACCGGGGTCGATTCCAAGACGGTGCTGCAGTTTGCGCGGGAGTGGGCGAGCACCGCCGAGATCACCCAAGGCAAGTGCATGATCATCGTCGGCGCCGGCATCAACCATTGGTACCACGCGAACCTGATGTATCGCGCCGGCGCCATGGCGCTGATGCTCTCGGGCTGCGTCGGCAAGAACGGTGGCGGTCTCAACCACTACGTCGGACAAGAGAAGCTGGCGCCGGTCGACTCCTGGGCAGCCATCGCGTTTGCCAAGGACTGGCAGGGGCCCAGCCGCCTCCAGCAGGCCCCCCTGTGGCACTACATCAACACCTGCCAGTACCGCTACGACGGGCAGTTCTCGCGCTACAACGCGGTGCCGAAGAACGACCGCACGGCGCAGCACACCGCGGACACGATCTACCAGTCGGTGCGCATGGGCTGGATGCCGTACTACCCGCAGTTCGAGCAGAACCCACTCGAGCTGACGCGTGAGGCCGAGAAGCACGGCGCGAAGTCGAACGACGAGATCACCGAGTACGTGCTCGAGAAGCTGAAGAGCAAGAAACTAGACTACTCCGTCAGTGATCCGGAGGCTGACGTAAACCACCCACGCGTTTGGTACATCTGGCGCGGCAACGCCATCATGGGGAGCATGAAGGGGCACGAGTACGCCCTCAAACACTACCTCGGTACCCATTCCAACGCTATCGGCAAGGACTCGGACGAACACACCAAAGAGGTGAAGTGGCACGACGTCGCGCCGACCGGGAAGATGGACCTGGTCGTCGACCTCAACTTCCGCATGGACTCGTCGGCTCTCTACTCCGACATCGTCTTGCCGGCGGCATCCTGGTACGAAAAGGCGGACCTCAACAGCACCGATCTGCACTCCTTCATTCACCCGCTCTCACAAGCGGTGGCGCCGGTCTGGGAGTCGAAGTCGGACTGGGACATCTTCAAGCTCCTGGCGCAGGCCACCAGCGAGTGTGCCAAGAAACACCTGGCCACGCCCCAGAAGGACATCGTCGCGACGCCGCTGTCCCACGACACGGCGGACGAGATCACCCAGCCGGAGATCAAGGACTGGTACCGCGGCGAGTGCGAAGCGATCCCGGGCAAGACCATGCACAAGCTTGGCGTAGTCGAGCGCGACTACACGAAGCTGTACGAGAAATACATCACCCTCGGGGAAAACATCAAGAAGACTGGCCTCGGCGGTCACGGCAACCACTACCACTGCCAAGACGAGTACGACCAGCTGCTCTCCTCCAATCACTTCCCGAAACAGACGTTCGACGGCAAGGTCTACCCGTCGCTCCGCGAGGACAACCAGGCCGCGAACGTGCTGCTGCACCTCTCGACGCTCACCAACGGCGAGCTCAACGTGCGCGCGTACGAGAACATGGAGAAGAAGACGGGCCTCGTGCTCGCCGACCTCGGAGAGGGCAGCAAGGACGTCCGCATCACCTACGAGGAGCTCCAGGCGCAACCACGACGTTACAACACGTCACCGCTCTGGTCGGGGTTGATGAACAACGGCCGTGCGTACGCGCCGTACACCTACAACTACGACAAACTCGTGCCGTGGCGGACGCTCACGGGCCGCCAGCACTTCTACCTCGATCACGAGATGTACCTCGCCTACGGCGAGAACCTCCCGACCTACAAGCCGTCGCCCAAACCCGCGGCCTACGGCGACCTGAAGGAGACACTCAAGGACGGCGAGGCGCTGGCGCTCAACTGCCTCACTCCGCACGGCAAGTGGCACATCCATTCGACCTACATGGAGAACCACCGAATGCTCACGCTGTCGCGCGGCTGTGAGCCATGCTGGATGAGCGAGGCTGACGCGGAGGAGCTCGGCATTCAGGACAACGACTGGGTCGAGGTCTACAACGACCACGGTGTCTACTGCACACGCGCCTGCGTGAGCGCACGTATCCCCAGGGGTGTGTGCATCGTCTATCACGTCCCCGAACGAACCGTTGGCATTCCGAAGTCACAGGTGCGCGGCAATCGGCGGGCGGGTGGGCACAACAGCTTCACGCGCATCCACCTGAAGCCGAACTACCTGAGCGGTGGCTATGGCCAGTTCAGCTACCACTTCAACTACTGGGGCCCGATCGCGCCGCAGCGAGACACTCACGTGATCGTCAAGAGAATGACCAAGGTCGTCTTCTGA
- the moaA gene encoding GTP 3',8-cyclase MoaA codes for MNARLDVIEDAGGVRELADTCGRIVRSLRISVTDRCNLRCTYCLPMGSGFRRADELLSWDDILCVVRVACRLGVDHVRLTGGEPLVRPGLAELVARLKRETQVREVALTTNGVLLEQHAAALAEAGLDRLTVSVDSLRPERFRAITCAGALDEVWRGIRRASDAGLRPLKINVLVLRGMNDDEIEAWVDLTRDHDLVVRFLELMPVGEGATPRLHERYVDLTQVRRRLTAELGLLPAEGVPGNGPARYWRVPDARGIVGFITPISDGYCGACSRFRLTATGELRPCLGHDLGVPLRDAIQARDEALVASLFVHAAAMKPVGHRFGDGKVTRIRMSRLGG; via the coding sequence GTGAACGCCCGTCTTGACGTGATCGAGGACGCGGGCGGCGTGCGTGAGCTCGCCGACACCTGCGGACGGATCGTGCGGAGCCTGCGCATCTCCGTGACGGACCGCTGCAACCTTCGCTGCACCTACTGTCTCCCGATGGGGAGCGGCTTCCGGCGCGCCGATGAGCTGCTCTCGTGGGACGACATCCTGTGTGTCGTTCGGGTCGCGTGCCGCCTGGGTGTGGACCACGTCCGGCTGACCGGGGGGGAGCCGCTCGTGCGTCCCGGGCTCGCCGAGCTGGTCGCGCGGCTCAAGCGCGAGACACAGGTGCGCGAGGTGGCGCTGACGACGAATGGCGTGCTGCTGGAGCAACACGCGGCCGCGCTCGCGGAGGCAGGCCTCGATCGCCTCACCGTCAGCGTCGACTCCCTCAGGCCGGAGCGCTTCCGGGCGATCACCTGTGCGGGCGCCCTCGACGAAGTCTGGCGAGGCATTCGGCGCGCGTCGGACGCCGGGCTGCGACCGCTCAAGATCAACGTGCTCGTGCTGCGCGGAATGAACGATGACGAGATCGAAGCCTGGGTCGACCTCACTCGTGACCACGATCTCGTGGTGCGTTTCCTGGAGCTGATGCCTGTGGGCGAGGGCGCGACTCCTCGCCTGCACGAGCGGTACGTCGACCTCACCCAGGTACGCCGTCGCCTCACGGCAGAACTGGGGCTGCTCCCGGCCGAGGGAGTGCCGGGAAATGGTCCAGCGCGCTACTGGCGCGTGCCGGATGCCAGAGGGATCGTTGGGTTCATCACGCCGATCTCCGACGGCTACTGCGGGGCCTGCAGCCGGTTTCGGCTCACCGCGACGGGCGAGCTGAGGCCCTGCCTGGGCCACGACTTGGGCGTCCCGCTGCGCGACGCTATCCAGGCACGCGACGAGGCGCTCGTGGCGTCGCTCTTCGTCCACGCGGCTGCCATGAAACCCGTCGGTCACCGCTTTGGCGACGGCAAGGTCACGAGGATCCGGATGTCGCGGCTCGGAGGCTGA